The Euphorbia lathyris chromosome 2, ddEupLath1.1, whole genome shotgun sequence genome includes a window with the following:
- the LOC136220221 gene encoding uncharacterized protein, producing MANATNVIQPACSPNRLEMFAPYSSQRSFYISFPNHLRAPVNPRHTSLLHTRCSTKPGIDSNNATSRNPAIELDSNSMNQHLATPRSNPSHTPSQLKGLVFDLGPTNSWDSTEIGSPVVKRYIGDNEERWFMWYHGSSDTDKTDRIGLAVSSNGVHWIRGSENERSCGDDTGVVMNCSKNWWAFDTESIRPSELVIMSSQMYSSVYWLYYTGFSSEEVEIPGFSTEMFENPERVDNENKKDGKYQIGKIFKSLPGLACSQDGKHWARIEGDLHSGALLDVGSGKKWDSLFIAAPHVVVHSSDDIRMYYYSFDQESGSFALGVARSRDGIRWVKLGKILGRGKKGGFDELGVKNACVVRSRKDGKYLMAYEGAAANGVRSIGLAVSPDGLKNWERLQEDPILEPQKGEKWDNMGVRSPCLIQMEDKVDEWRLYYVGVGEGGGRTGIGMAISEGSNIGTFRRCSGLPL from the coding sequence ATGGCTAATGCAACAAATGTAATCCAACCAGCATGCTCTCCCAACAGATTAGAAATGTTTGCTCCCTATTCTTCACAAAGATCTTTCTATATTAGCTTTCCAAACCATCTAAGAGCTCCAGTAAATCCCAGACACACTAGTCTTCTTCATACTCGCTGCTCAACAAAACCAGGCATTGATAGCAATAATGCTACAAGTAGAAATCCTGCCATTGAACTGGATTCCAATTCAATGAACCAACATTTAGCAACTCCAAGATCAAACCCATCACATACACCATCGCAGTTAAAAGGTTTGGTATTTGATTTAGGTCCCACAAACTCATGGGATAGCACAGAAATTGGATCTCCAGTAGTGAAACGATACATTGGCGACAATGAAGAAAGGTGGTTCATGTGGTACCATGGAAGCTCAGATACCGACAAAACAGACCGCATTGGATTGGCAGTTTCAAGCAATGGAGTCCATTGGATACGTGGATCAGAAAATGAGAGGTCATGTGGTGATGATACAGGTGTAGTGATGAATTGCAGCAAGAACTGGTGGGCATTTGACACAGAAAGCATTAGGCCTTCAGAGCTTGTGATCATGTCCAGCCAAATGTACAGTTCAGTTTATTGGCTTTATTATACAGGCTTCAGTTCTGAAGAAGTAGAAATTCCAGGATTTTCTACAGAAATGTTTGAAAATCCAGAGAGAGTGGATAACGAAAATAAAAAGGATGGGAAGTATCAAATTGGCAAGATTTTTAAGTCTCTACCAGGTTTAGCTTGCAGCCAAGATGGCAAGCATTGGGCCAGAATTGAAGGAGATCTTCATAGTGGGGCCTTGCTTGATGTAGGATCGGGCAAAAAATGGGATTCTTTATTTATTGCCGCACCGCATGTTGTTGTCCATAGTAGTGATGACATTAGGATGTATTATTATTCATTTGACCAAGAAAGTGGGTCATTTGCTCTTGGAGTTGCCAGATCCAGGGATGGGATTAGATGGGTGAAGCTGGGGAAGATCTTGGGTAGAGGGAAAAAAGGTGGTTTTGATGAGCTTGGTGTAAAAAATGCATGTGTAGTCAGAAGCCGAAAAGATGGAAAATACTTGATGGCATATGAGGGTGCCGCCGCTAATGGAGTGAGGAGTATCGGATTGGCTGTATCTCCAGATGGGCTGAAGAATTGGGAGAGACTCCAAGAAGATCCAATACTAGAGCCTCAAAAAGGGGAAAAATGGGACAATATGGGAGTACGATCCCCATGCCTGATTCAGATGGAAGATAAAGTGGATGAATGGAGATTGTATTATGTTGGAGTTggagaaggaggaggaagaacagGAATTGGAATGGCAATTTCTGAAGGCAGTAACATTGGGACTTTCAGAAGATGCTCAGGACTTCCCTTATAG
- the LOC136217760 gene encoding uncharacterized protein: MEIAASPKATINVLATSITQRLAYPYAFISISPSKKLNFTTLCCSAKPDTNTNSSTSSSNHTQNSHNNSTPLSSNSISPSSSSRGLVFDLGISNSWDSKEIGSPVVKRFLSDEEERWYMWYHGNSGETPVSDSIGLAVSNNGIHWERGIEAVNSSGDVGLVMKKGENWWAFDTISVRPSEVIIMSSSKIRGSSAVYWLYYTGFSAEKIEFLSDVDSLKFNLQNPERFCNAECFKSLPGLAMSQDGRHWARIEGEHHSGALFDVGTEKEWDCSFISNPQVVFHGSDDMRMYYHSFDREKGEFGIGIARSRDGIKWVKLGKIMGGGKIGSFDEKGVMNASVVRNKKDGSYVMAYEGVSGGDGKVRSIGLAVSSDGLKDWRRYGEDDDGNGVLKSEKDGWDSNGVGSPCLVQIEGDVDDEWRLYYRGVGIDGRSGIGMAFCFGNDFSTFQRWTGFPL, from the coding sequence ATGGAAATCGCAGCATCACCCAAAGCCACCATTAATGTCCTTGCAACTTCCATCACCCAGAGATTAGCATACCCATATGCCTTCATCTCAATCTCACCTTCTAAAAAACTCAACTTTACCACTCTTTGTTGCTCCGCAAAACCAGACACCAACACAAATTCGAGTACTAGCTCCTCCAATCACACTCAAAATTCCCACAACAATTCAACGCCTCTTTCAAGCAATTCGATTTCCCCGTCCTCCTCCTCAAGGGGACTGGTGTTTGATTTGGGAATTTCAAATTCATGGGACAGTAAGGAAATTGGGTCACCCGTGGTGAAAAGATTCCTCAGTGATGAAGAAGAGAGATGGTACATGTGGTACCATGGTAATTCTGGGGAAACCCCAGTTTCTGATTCAATTGGATTAGCAGTTTCAAACAATGGGATTCACTGGGAAAGAGGGATAGAAGCTGTGAATTCGAGTGGCGATGTGGGTTTAGTTATGAAAAAGGGGGAAAATTGGTGGGCATTTGACACAATTAGTGTTAGGCCAAGTGAAGTGATTATTATGTCAAGCAGTAAAATCAGAGGCTCAAGTGCTGTTTACTGGCTTTATTATACTGGTTTCAGTGCAGAAAAGATTGAATTTTTGAGTGATGTTGATTctttgaagttcaatttacaAAACCCAGAAAGGTTTTGCAATGCTGAATGCTTCAAATCCTTACCTGGTTTAGCCATGAGTCAAGATGGAAGACATTGGGCTAGAATTGAAGGAGAGCATCATAGTGGGGCATTGTTTGATGTAGGAACTGAAAAAGAATGGGATTGTTCATTCATTTCAAACCCACAAGTAGTTTTTCATGGAAGTGATGATATGAGAATGTATTACCACTCATTTGACAGAGAAAAGGGGGAATTTGGGATTGGGATAGCAAGATCAAGAGATGGGATTAAGTGGGTGAAATTGGGGAAAATAATGGGTGGAGGAAAGATTGGATCTTTTGATGAAAAGGGTGTGATGAATGCAAGTGTTGTTAGGAACAAAAAAGATGGGAGTTATGTAATGGCATATGAAGGTGTTAGTGGTGGTGATGGAAAGGTCAGAAGTATAGGGTTAGCAGTTTCTAGTGATGGATTGAAAGATTGGAGGAgatatggagaagatgatgatggaAATGGAGTGTTGAAATCTGAAAAAGATGGATGGGATAGTAATGGAGTTGGATCACCATGTTTGGTGCAAATTGAAGGTGATGTTGATGATGAATGGAGATTGTATTACAGAGGAGTTGGGATTGATGGAAGAAGTGGGATTGGTATGGCTTTTTGTTTTGGAAATGATTTCAGCACTTTTCAAAGATGGACTGGCTTTCCATTGTAA